The stretch of DNA ATTCTTTCTGTGCGGCCCGGTACCAAAGGGTCCCCGGCCCGGTACCGGGTCACGGCCCGGTGTTTGGGGACCGCCGGTCTAGACGACAGTCTGGAGTCTCCCCACGGGCACCGGGGGCATGTGGTACCGCAGATTCTTCCAGAAGTTTCTGTTTGACTGCAAATTGGTGAATTTGTTGGTTCGGAGGGAGCTTTTCTTCCACTTCAGAGCTCCTTGCTTCCTCCTGATGTAGCGCAGAGACTCCGGCAGGACGCTGTAGTCCACCGGCCCACCTGCACAACACAACGTCGGCCATCTTGATTTGAGCAAAGTTTTACACATGCTTCCTATTGTGCTCTAGTGTGACAAAGCAAGAGTCTCATGGACATTACTGCTTTCTTTACActtatttatatacaaatatatatatatatatgcccgtCCTCACCGATCTCCACCAGAATCACTCGGAGGTCGTTTTGGGTCAAAGCGTCGTACAGGCCGACTTTCTGCTCGTAGCACAGCTGGTTCTGGTCGTCTCCTAAAggctcggaggaggaggagttcacCACAGGTGACAGGATGATTATCAGTCTGCGGCATTTGCTCAACGTATCGGCGATGACATCATGTATCGCTGGAAAAGATCGACCACAGGACACGAAGAACGAGTCACATTGGAAACAAGGACAGattgtatttttctctcttgtCAAATGACAAGTTTATTATGTGGGACGTTggtggtaaataaataaatgtacttctCCAACCTTGAGGTACTTTGAGTATTCACATATTATGCTTCTTTATACTTCAACTCCGCTACATCTAACGGATAGGTTTAGTTGCTTtgcatatgtatattattaatacaaataatacaaaaactaATAGATTATGACGTATGATGATACATTAAAGTAACCCAGCAGtttataaagtaattaaaattaGCCCCACCTTAATCAGCTGTGACATTAAAGAGACGAACACATGTACGCTTCAATAACTAAATGTTATGCTGTTTTACTCTGAAATGGGCACTTTTCAGCAGTGTACGAAATATTTGATTCGGTGGGCTTTGATTCGGTGGACTTTGATTCGGTGGACTTTGATTCGGTGGACTTTGATTCGGTGGACTTTGATTCGGTCGACTTTGATTCGGTGGACTTTGATTCGGTGGACTTTGATTCGGTGGACTTTGATTCGGTGGACTTTGATTCGGTGGACTTTGATTCGGTCGACTTTGATTCGGTGGACTTTGATTCGGTGGACTTTGATTCGGTGGACTTTGATTCGGTGGACTTTGATTCGGTGGACTTTGATTCGGTGGACTTTGATTCGGTCGACTTTGATTCGGTCGACTTTGATTCGGTGGACTTTGATTCGGTGGACTTTGATTCGGTGGACTTTGATTCGGTGGACTGTGATTCTGCACGACAAGAAGAACCTGCACATGGATTCTTTGTTCAATCGTTAAACGGCTCCTGGTTCCCGACCTTCTCCGGGACAGTCGTCCCGTCCTCTGATGTACAGTGAGTAGCCGTGctgcttctccagctcctcGGGGAGGACCTGCAGGGCCAGGCTCGCCGTCTCGGCTGACCTCGGGGCGCCGGGCGGGAGGAAGCTCACGTAGGCGTCGTAGCGCTTCCCATCGGGAGCTGCGGAGAGGACGACGACAGCTGTGcggtaaagaaaacaacaacaacaagggtTCCAGGCAGCGATTCCGGCGACGTCACCGCGTACCTCGCTTGGAGAAACGTCTCAGCAGCTTCCTGTGGGCCAACACCACCTCCACCCGGAAGAGGAGGAACACGGTGCAGAGGAGCAGAACGGCCAAGGAGGCGGAGAGGTAGAGGGCCACTGTGGTGTAGAGGGCGCTGTGGtcggctgcagaggaggaggaggaggaggagggggggggcggagaggagcgggcggcggaggaggaggagcaggaggaagagggggaggagaggagcgggaggaggaggaggagcaggaggaagagggggaggagaggaggaggaggaggagggggggggggagaggagcgggaggagcaggaggaagagggggaggagaggagcgggagggggaggagggggggggggagaggagcgggaggagcaggaggaagagggggggaggagaggagcgggagggggaggagcaggaggaggagcaggaggaggaggggggaggagaggaggaggaggaggaagaggaagagggggaggagcggggagggggaggagcaggcggaggaggaggagcaggaggaggaggaggccggctGTTTAAAACATTGGGGGTTGAGAACACTCGTATAAATAATGGAGGCTTCTATGAATCTTTGTTTGAGCTTCACGTGTCAGAATGCGCTCGGAGCTCCAGTGTAAATATGATTTGAGAGATGATTTTAAGTTTAACGtcaaaaaagcacaaaaaacaaGGGATCAAAAGGAGACGCGTTTCTATTGTTAAACGctttggttttcaaaaggattgTTTGAAAGCTATTGAAGAgtgaattaaatatatatattttgtaatataattTTCTTGAGAGTAACTTAATTGATAAGAATGTAGGATATGAATACATAAGCGTTATGCTGCTGCCTGTGCCTTTTTAGtccttttgatttattgatcacTCATTGGCAGGGCTCTATTTCTACAAcaaagtcgatcaaatgtcttGTTAGCGAGCTAaaattaacacgatgattgacatcaggctatcccggtttctcaaaggctcaAACCATGtcgttaatttgagccagacgtcagttcacaggatagttgatccagacttcagtaatcaggatagttgaaccagacttcagtaatcaggatagttgaaccagacttcagtaatcaggatagttgaaccagacttcagtactcaggatagttgaaccagacttcagtaatcaggatagttgaaccagacttcagtaatcaggatagttgaaccagacttcagtaatcaggatagttgatccagacgtcagtaatcaggatagttgatccagacttcagtaatcaggatagttgatccagacgtcagtaatcaggatagttgaaccagacttcagtaatcaggatagttgatccagacttcagtaatcaggatagttgatccagacttcagtaatcaggatagttgatccagacgtcagtaatcaggatagttgatccagacttcagtaatcaggatagttgatccagacgtcagtactcaggatagttgatccagacttcagtaatcaggatagttgaaccagacttcagtaatcaggatagttgatccagactacagtaatcaggatagttgatccagacgtcagtactcaggatagttgatccagacttcagtaatcaggatagttgatccagacttcagtaatcaggatagttgatccagacgtcagtaatcaggatagttgatccagacttcagtaatcaggatagttgatccagacgtcagtaatcaggatagttgaaccagacttcagtaatcaggatagttgatccagacgtcagtaatcaggatagttgaaccagacttcagtaatcaggatagttgaaccagacttcagtaatcaggatagttgaaccagacttcagtaatcaggatagttgatccagacttcagtaatcaggatagttgatccagacgtcagtaatcaggatagttgaaccagacttcagtaatcaggatagttgaaccagacttcagtactcaggatagttgatccagacttcagtactcaggatagttgatccagacgtcagtaatcaggatagttgaaccagacttcagtaatcaggatagttgatccagacttcagtaatcaggatagttgatccagacttcagtaatcaggatagttgatccagacgtcagtaatcaggatagttgatccagacttcagtaatcaggatagttgatccagacgtcagtaatcaggatagttgatccagacttcagtaatcaggatagttgatccagacgtcagtaatcatgatagttgaaccagacttcagtaatcaggatagttgatccagacgtcagtaatcaggatagttgaaccagacttcagtaatcaggatagttgaaccagacttcagtaatcaggatagttgaaccagacttcagtaatcaggatagttgatccagacgtcagtaatcaggatagttgaaccagacttcagtactcaggatagttgaaccagacttcagtaatcaggatagttgaaccagacttcagtaatcaggatagttgatccagacgtcagtaatcaggatagttgaaacatgattttctaacagcacaaagtcaaataaactatttttctccgctgacgagcaggagatgatcatgaaagTATAttaggaattccagaccataatcatgacAAAATcgaatcaattcattcacttcactcgcgcttgagagggggcgtggcttatctccatggaaacaaataaccactatttcttcCTTATACTTGGTGTGTAAATCCCActaacgtcggaacatctaaagccctcgtgtttgggttcttaacattaatatcatatatatatatatatatatacatatatacatacatatatatatatatatatatatacatatatacatacatatatatacatacatatatatatatatacatatatgtatgtatatatatgtatgtatgtatatatatgtatatatatatatacatacatatatacatatatacatacatatatatacatacatatatatatatatacatatatatacatacatacatatatatacatacatatatatacatatatatacatacatatatatacatatatatacatacatatatacatacatatatatacatatatatacatacatatatatacatatatatacatacatatatatacatatatatacatacatatatatacatatatatacatacatatatatatacatatatatacatacatatatatatacatatatatacatacatatatatacatatatatacatacatatatatacatatatatacatacatatatatacatacatatatatatatatacatacatatatatacatacatatatatatatacatacatacatatatatacatacatatatatatatatacatacatatatatatatatatacatacatatatatacatacatatatatatatatatatatacatatacatatatatatatatacatatacatatatatacatatatatatatatatatacatatatatatatatatatatacatatatatatatatatatatatatatatatacatatatatatatatatacatatatatatatatacatatatatatatatacatatatatatatatacatatatatatatatacatatatatatatatatatatatatatatatatacatatatatatatatacatatatatatatatacatacatatatatatatatacatatatatatatatatatatatacatatatatatatatacatatatatatatatatatatatatatatatatatatatatacatatatatatatatacatatatatatatatacatatatatatatatacatatatatatatatacatatatatatatatatatgtatatatatatatatgtatatatatatatatgtatatatatatatatacatatatatatatatacatatatatatatatacatatatatatatatacatatatatatatatatatatacatatatatatatatatatatatatatatatatacatatatatatatatacatatatatatatatatatacatatatatatatatatatatatatatatatatatatatatatatatatatatatacataacatcaaccgtaggctcacacagctcggtgactttcaccgactacgtctagataagtggatggaaatcctctttattcataattcacatccattcgtcggtacattgactttcatgaatctactctcagcatcagtgttgggaaaatgtatcggctcatttgaagagcctcattctttaaatgtgcctgctggcagtcgacTTAAtgacatgcatcatccaatgagatctaacatatctatctcaactctttcagaacaataaataatatatatgtgtatattcatgtaggtggagatgaccatatagaacttttattgcatttacacggacatggccagagaacgtaatgaacacatccatgagttccaccaaaaccacgatgttctgcatcgccgacactgtagaacaatgtaccacactgtacaacaatgtacaacactgtacaacaatgtaccacactgtaccacactgtacaacaatgtaccacaatgtaccacactgtagaacaatgtaccacactgtacaacaatgtaccacactgtacaacaatgtagaacaatgtacaacaatgtaccacactgtacaacaatgtaccacactgtacaacattgtaccacaatgtacaacactgtacaacaatgtaccacaatataccacactgtacaacaatgtaccacactgtaccacaatgtaccacactgtacaacaatgtaccacaatgtaccacactgtagaacaatgtaccacactgtacaacaatgtaccacaatgtacaacaatgtaccacactgtacaacattgtaccacactgtacaacattgtaccacaatgtacaacaatttaccacaatgtacaacaatgtaccacactgtagaacaatgtaccacactgtacaacaatgtaccgcactgtacaacaatgtaccacactgtaccacaatttaccacactgtagaacaacaatgtaccacactgtacaacaatgtaccacaatttaccacactgtagaacaacaatgtaccacactataccataatgtaccacaatgtactacactatacaacaatgtaccacactgtacaacaatgtaccacactgtacaacaatgtaccacacagtacaacaatgcaccacactgtagaacaacaatgtaccacactatacaacaatgtaccacactataccataatgtagaacaatgtaccacaatgtacaacaatgtaccacactataccataatgtagaacaatgtaccacaatgtacaacaatgtaccacaatgtacaacaatttaccacaatgtacaacaatgtacaacactgtaccacactgtagaacatcaatgtaccacactgtacaacaatgtaaggctctgcatacagtctgtgagacagtcaatgtggtgttcaatgtaggctccagaaggtctgtaataattgattccttgagggcagaatggaaggcgctcgtacaggaagtcgtcatcacgtcatcagaactctctccctatgaaacattaatatcaCTAATATcacttcatcaatgaggaagggaggggccacttccttcagggggcgtggccagtttatccagctagactgaatgagcctggagcaggttcacattgttggatgtgttgctatggtgattttgacaaacttgcttcgaggaaccgaaaaccctgatgtgtgatgactgaataaaacactaCCACTATTTGGTTTATTTGTAACTGAACTACAAGACAAATGTagtttggggaaaaaaaacattgcacatAAAAATAGACTAATGCATCTGCGAGACGAAAATAAAATGGGCAAAGAATAATTTTttgaatttactttttttttttaaacctggtAAAACCGGGAGCAAAAACAATTtggcagttttttaaaaagcattcatATTTTCTTACAGGTGAGCTTTTTATTTACATAAGCACCTTGTGGTTAAAGTGCATGGAGAAAACACGAGTCCCATTTAGAACCTGGGacagcctcttgtggccaagATGTGTATTacaacaaacataaacattaaaacacatttgtttaacagggtaaattaatttaaaggaGCATTACAAGATTAACCATGTGTTCTTAAATCATAATCCCTGGAATTATTGTCTTCGATATTTCCTACACATTAGTGTGACGTttattagaagaagaacaagaagaagaagaggatcaGAAATACCTTCTTGAAGCCACACAACGCCGACATTGAATCCCGCTGAGTTGGAGACGCAGCAGGAGATCGGGACATTCAGGAACTGACGGAGGACTTTGGAGATGGACAGAGTGGAGCGGCCGTACACCCGGCCTCTTTTGAAAGAACTAGAAGGGACAGGAGCAGgcaatccatcaatcaatccatcaatcaatccGTCAATCCATCCGTCAATCCATCCgtcaatccatccatcaatcaatcaagaaaAACTGAACATACTGTATtcatgctttttcttctttcattctgCTTCGtttaaaagctgcatttaatattaaaaaacatttttttaatctgtccATAAAAATCCACCTTGTGTGAGTCGTAACGCCTCACAGGCCGAGTCTGCAGGAAGCAGAACAACTGACAGAACTGACAGGGAGCAGAACAACTGACAGAACTGACAGGGAGCAGAACAACTGACagaactgacaggaagcagaacaaCTGACAGAAAGCAGAAGAACTAACAGCAGAATAACTGACAGGAAGTACACAAACTGACAGGagaactgacaggaagtagaagaactaACAGCAGAAGAAccgacaggaagcagaagaactgacaggaagtagaataACTAACAGTAGAAGAACTGCCagcagaagaactgacaggaagcagaagaactaacagtagaagaactgacaggaagtagaataACTAACAGTAGAAGAACTGCCagcagaagaactgacaggaagcagaagaactaacagtagaagaactgacaggaagcagaagaactgacaggaagtagaataactgacagtagaagaactgacaggaagcagaagaactgacaggaagtagaataACTGACAGTAGAAGAACTAACAGGATacagaagaactgacaggaagtagaagaactgagagtagaagaactgacaggaagcagaataACTAAcagtagaagaactgacagcAGAAGAACTGGCAGGaagcagaagaactgacagtAGAAGAACTGTCAGGAAGCAGAATAACTGAcagtagaagaactgacaggaagcagaataACTGACAGgagaagaactgacaggaagcagaagtactgacagtagaagaactgacaggaagcagaagtactgacagtagaagaactaacaggaaacagaagaactgacagtagaagaactgacaggaagcagaataactgacaggaagtagaagaactgacagtagaagaactaacaggaaacagaagaactgacaggaagtagaagaactgagagtagaagaactgacaggaagcagaataACTAAcagtagaagaactgacagcAGAAGAACTGGCAGGaagcagaagaactgacagtagaagaactgacaggaagcagaataattgacagtagaagaactgacaggaagcagaataACTGACAGgagaagaactgacaggaagcagaagtactgacagtagaagaactgacaggaagcagaagtactgacagtagaagaactaacaggaaacagaagaactgacagtagaagaactaacaggaaacagaagaactgacaggaagtagaagaactgacagtagaagaactgacaggaagcagaagaactgacagtagaagaattaacaggaaacagaagaactgacaggaagtagaagaactgacagtagaagaactgacaggaaacagaagaactgacaggaagtagaagaactgtcaggaagcagaagaactgacagtagaagaactgacaggaagtagaagaactgacagtagaagaactaacaggaaacagaagaactgacaggaagtagaagaactgacagtagaagaactgacaagcagaagaactgacagtagaagaactgacaggaagtagaataactgacagtagaagaactgacaggaagcagaagaactgagagtagaagaactgacaggaagcagaagaactgacaggaagtagaagaactaACAGTAGAAGAacggacaggaagtagaagaactgacagtAGAAGAACTAATAGTAGAAGAacggacaggaagcagaataaCTAAcagtagaagaactgacagcAGAATAACTGACAGTaagcagaagaactgacaggagaagaactgacaggaagcagaagaactaacagtagaagaactgacaggaagccgaagaactgacaggaagtaTAAGAACTGACAGAaagcagaagaactgacaggaagtagaagaactgacagtagaagaactgacaggaagcagaagtaCTGACAGTAGAATaactgacaggaagcagaagtaCTGACAGTAGAATaactgacaggaagcagaagaactgacagtagaagaactaacaggaaacagaagaactgacaggaagtagaagaactgacagtagaagaactaacaggaaacagaagaactgacaggaagtagaagaactgacagtagaagaactgacaggaagcagaagaactgacagtagaagaattaacaggaaacagaagaactgacaggaagtagaagaactgacagtagaagaactgacaggaagcagaagaactgacaggaagtagaagaactgacagtagaagaactgacaggaagcagaagtaCTGACAGTAGAATaactgacaggaagcagaagtaCTGACAGTAGAATaactgacaggaagcagaagaactgacagtagaagaactaacaggaaacagaagaactgacaggaagtagaagaactgacagtagaagaactgacaggaagtagaagaactgacagtagaagaactaacaggaaacagaagaactgacaggaagtagCAGAACTAATagtagaagaactgacaggaagcagaagaactgagagtagaagaactgacaggaagtagaagaactgagtagaagaactgacaggaagtagaagaactgacaggaagtagCAGAACTAACAGTAGAAGAacggacaggaagtagaagaactgacagtAGAAGAACTAATAGTAGAAGAacggacaggaagcagaataaCTAAcagtagaagaactgacagcagaagaactgacagtaagcagaagaactgacaggaagtagCAGAACTAACAGgagaagaactgacaggaagcagaagtaCTGACAGTAGAAGtactgacaggaagcagaagaactgacagtagaagaactaacaggaaacagaagaactgacaggaagcaAAATAACTGACAGTAGAAGAACTAACAGGAAACAGAACTGACATGAAGTAGAAGAGCTGACAGTAGAAGAACtaacaggaaacagaagaactgacaggaagtagaagaactgacagtagaagaacggacaggaagtagaagaactgacaggaagcagaataACTGACAGTAGAATAacggacaggaagtagaagaactgacaggaagcagaataactgacagtagaagaacggacaggaagcagaagaactgacagtAGAAGAACGGACAGAAAGCAGAAGAACGTACACATTCAAGGACACGGCCAGTTCCTGGTGTTCGTCCGTGTGCGTCTCGTTCACGGTCCAGTACATCAGAGTCTCGTCGTCGTCGCTGAAGCCGATGTAGGCGTAGCAGTGGAGCTCCGCCCTCGTCCCTGCAGtcatgggggggaggggcaaaGCAGCGTCACTCCACACATCCTGGTTACTGTGGTCCATCAGTTACAGGAGTGAGTCCCCATAAACATGCATAAAGCACGTTGACCTGACGCCATTTAAAAAGGATTCTTATGTTCAGACTGAACACTTTTATGTCGaatgtttcttttgttcctGCAGGTCGGGGTCGGGAGAGGCTGCACCACAAAGCTCTTCATGTGGGAGGgacactttgtttatttattatttatgcttATACATTTAGGAGGCCTGAAGAGTTGAACACAGACAAAACATAGATCTTCACAACTGTttggatttgatttattttgatcCTCATTTCATTAAATTACAACACAGTTGAACAAAAGAGTGTTCCTTACCTtcttccaccaccaccacctcctgttGAGGGTACACCACCTGAGGCTCTACAATGAGTGTAGTTGAGATGTCTGAAGAAACATAATCAGTGTAAGCAGAGAAtaagaataacaacaacaatgataaaaataacaataacacaccCTTGTCGACAGCCAGCCAGATGCTGCGAGCAGCGGTGTACATCCTGCCGTCCACGCTGACGTCCACCAGGCAGGTGTATTTCCCAGAATCCTCCTTTGAGGTGCCAGACAGCCTCAGGAAGCCGCTCTCAGACACTGAGGTGCGTTCCCCTGGCGGCTCCATCAGCTGGCAGTCCTCGTGTtaccaaaacaaattaaaatcagtTTAACAAACAATGATTcatgaattatatataaaatattcatgTACTTTATCAGGCCTGCGTTGAAACGAGCACCCGGAGCTCACGCGGCCTGCGTACCTTCACCCATCGTATGTTCCTCGTGTGGTTCAGCTCCAGGATCTCTTTCTGTTTGCAGGACAGAAGCTCGGTGACTCCCACGGCGGCGGACTTCTTTTCAGGCGGGTCGGGACACTTTCCACCGGACACAGACACCCCGAACGTCACTGCCAGGGATCCGGTCTGGTCCCTGAAGAGGAGCCGGGAGACAACTGAGATTATCTAGATAAGGAATTACTAAACAATATGAGTCATTATCCATGGTatcgtttttcttttaatcctaaaataaaaaaaatttaaaagaataatattagttaaaaataaacaaaaactttAAATTGTTCAATATTTTCagttcaattaattaattaggtCCGCTGACTAATCCTGAAATGAATATAACTGGCCTACAGGGGGAAGTGTACCAGAAGAATACCTTTTCTCACAGGTGTAGGCTCCAGCATGAGACATCTGCACAGGTAGAAACCACAGTAGCCCGTCCCTGACCTCCACCCCGGGGGGCAGGCTCGGGCCAAGCCCGCCCCCTCGGCTCCACGTCACGCTGGCGTGGGTGTCCACAAAGAGGCACTTGAGCAGGAAGAGGTGGCCGACGCTCACCTGGAAGGTGTCGTCTGGCTCCCCATTGGGGTCTGGGGCAGAGGAGGTCACCTGCTTGGTCAGCGCTAACAGCTTCAACATCGGGCCGTCAGTGTGACGCGCTGCAGGTGAGCAGCAGACAGGTGAGCAGTGGCACctggtcatctcacagctagactactgtaactccctccttcaggtctacctgctaatgccattcgacctctacagctcatccagaatgcagctgctcgactggtcttcaacctcctaaatgtacccacaatcctctgctcctccgcgaccttcactggttaccaggacatggtctaacctaactgaaggctctggctcccttcctactttttaggactctaggaaccacaagtagccccgcatttagtgagcgcagctctctagtggggcaatatggtactacaagctccttaagatatgatggtgcatcaccaatcaaggctttgtaggtgaggagaagaattttaaatgtgattctt from Cyclopterus lumpus isolate fCycLum1 chromosome 21, fCycLum1.pri, whole genome shotgun sequence encodes:
- the LOC117750860 gene encoding interleukin-1 receptor-like 2 isoform X2, which gives rise to MAAAAWTLLLSALLSALLSAQLAAASTEAHTRHTDGPMLKLLALTKQVTSSAPDPNGEPDDTFQVSVGHLFLLKCLFVDTHASVTWSRGGGLGPSLPPGVEVRDGLLWFLPVQMSHAGAYTCEKRDQTGSLAVTFGVSVSGGKCPDPPEKKSAAVGVTELLSCKQKEILELNHTRNIRWVKLMEPPGERTSVSESGFLRLSGTSKEDSGKYTCLVDVSVDGRMYTAARSIWLAVDKDISTTLIVEPQVVYPQQEVVVVEEGTRAELHCYAYIGFSDDDETLMYWTVNETHTDEHQELAVSLNVSFKRGRVYGRSTLSISKVLRQFLNVPISCCVSNSAGFNVGVVWLQEADHSALYTTVALYLSASLAVLLLCTVFLLFRVEVVLAHRKLLRRFSKRAPDGKRYDAYVSFLPPGAPRSAETASLALQVLPEELEKQHGYSLYIRGRDDCPGEAIHDVIADTLSKCRRLIIILSPVVNSSSSEPLGDDQNQLCYEQKVGLYDALTQNDLRVILVEIGGPVDYSVLPESLRYIRRKQGALKWKKSSLRTNKFTNLQSNRNFWKNLRYHMPPVPVGRLQTVV
- the LOC117750860 gene encoding interleukin-1 receptor-like 2 isoform X3; protein product: MAAAAWTLLLSALLSALLSAQLAAASTEAHNPNGEPDDTFQVSVGHLFLLKCLFVDTHASVTWSRGGGLGPSLPPGVEVRDGLLWFLPVQMSHAGAYTCEKRDQTGSLAVTFGVSVSGGKCPDPPEKKSAAVGVTELLSCKQKEILELNHTRNIRWVKDCQLMEPPGERTSVSESGFLRLSGTSKEDSGKYTCLVDVSVDGRMYTAARSIWLAVDKDISTTLIVEPQVVYPQQEVVVVEEGTRAELHCYAYIGFSDDDETLMYWTVNETHTDEHQELAVSLNVSFKRGRVYGRSTLSISKVLRQFLNVPISCCVSNSAGFNVGVVWLQEADHSALYTTVALYLSASLAVLLLCTVFLLFRVEVVLAHRKLLRRFSKRAPDGKRYDAYVSFLPPGAPRSAETASLALQVLPEELEKQHGYSLYIRGRDDCPGEAIHDVIADTLSKCRRLIIILSPVVNSSSSEPLGDDQNQLCYEQKVGLYDALTQNDLRVILVEIGGPVDYSVLPESLRYIRRKQGALKWKKSSLRTNKFTNLQSNRNFWKNLRYHMPPVPVGRLQTVV
- the LOC117750860 gene encoding interleukin-1 receptor-like 2 isoform X4, which translates into the protein MSHAGAYTCEKRDQTGSLAVTFGVSVSGGKCPDPPEKKSAAVGVTELLSCKQKEILELNHTRNIRWVKDCQLMEPPGERTSVSESGFLRLSGTSKEDSGKYTCLVDVSVDGRMYTAARSIWLAVDKDISTTLIVEPQVVYPQQEVVVVEEGTRAELHCYAYIGFSDDDETLMYWTVNETHTDEHQELAVSLNVSFKRGRVYGRSTLSISKVLRQFLNVPISCCVSNSAGFNVGVVWLQEADHSALYTTVALYLSASLAVLLLCTVFLLFRVEVVLAHRKLLRRFSKRAPDGKRYDAYVSFLPPGAPRSAETASLALQVLPEELEKQHGYSLYIRGRDDCPGEAIHDVIADTLSKCRRLIIILSPVVNSSSSEPLGDDQNQLCYEQKVGLYDALTQNDLRVILVEIGGPVDYSVLPESLRYIRRKQGALKWKKSSLRTNKFTNLQSNRNFWKNLRYHMPPVPVGRLQTVV